From the genome of Solanum pennellii chromosome 6, SPENNV200:
GTTAATAACATTAAGATAAAagtaataatatgaaataaaaaagtaaaaaaataaagaatttttttctatttacaAAGTGTATCTAAATATGCATAATTTTTAGTTAGACAATCATCGccaatttttttaacattagGCTGCCACTTGGCAACATGTGATACTTCTAACCTTACTTAATATAGaagattttcattttaagtaaaTTCATCATTGTACTTGGGCGGATCTTTTTTTACaatgcatttttttttctttccttaaaTAATGAGCACTCCTCAATTACATCGATTCTGAACTACGTCCAACCAAATACTCTTGCCCTTTTCCTTTCACTTTCAATTTAAGtggaaactcattttctctCCGTGTGGACTAACATATGGCGGTGGGTGCTCACCGGAAGGACACCAACACTGTGCAGCTGGAAGTGATGTCGCCGGATCTTACTCCCGTCTTCGCGGAAATCCCTCTCAACAAATATGGTATCAAATAAACTCTGTATCTTTTAAAATCCTGTCGAGAAAGAAGAGACAATTTAAgatttcaacttattttttgCTCAATAGGGTGGATCTGTAGAAATTAGggtttttacatttattttttagttaagaatttaatttttatgaccTGTAGAAACTGGGATTTATTCATATACTTTTTTAGTCAGAAACTTAATTCTTATGAGTTGTAGATACTGGGGTCTATTAAATcagtcaaaaattaaattttatggcTTGTCAAAATAGAGTTTGTTATTTGCCTTTtcaattaaaaacttaatttgTATGCTTTTTGCTGTGGTTGGTGTAATATAGTTATGATAGGAATTGAGAATACTCACCAAGAATGTCTTGTATACTCCTCAAGAAAGTCTTTGGTATTACTGAAGTAAGTggaggaaataaaaaaaaagttgtagtATATGTTTGTAGTCCGCGTGAATAGGGCAAATCAATTTTTTGGGGCTCAATATTAGAGCTATTTTTGTAGCTTTTATACATTAGATGAACCTTTTGGTGTAAGGTCTTATTTAGTAGTGGTGAATCTATAATATCTCATTGAGGCTGATAGTCAGtgtaaaactagctaaaaagAGGAATTCCTGCATCATAAATAATTCACATCAGCCCCTGATGTGCTGCAAGATAGCTAGGAAATGATTTCGATCATCATGGGCAGATGATGATAAAAGACGATAGTCCAAGAGAGTTCAAATTAGGGCTAGGTAGTTAGAACTAGTGTTGAAGGGAGCATGAAGcgaaaaaaatcaacaatgtctTGCTTCACTTTGAGTGAAGCAAAGTGTTTGCTTCCCCAAAGTGGAGCATACtttataaagaaagaaagactAGCACACACTTTAAAGAAAGACTAAAATAGACCTTGtacaatgaaaatatatataagcaAATCTTCAATTTAAATGCTAATATATGTATCacaaaattcttcaaaatacaagaaaaatcaatattaaaataGAGACTTTAGCAATCCAAGGGTGGATCTAGGGGTTTTTCCAGGGtgtatatacacatacaaaaCCTTATTTGGTTATCTTAGGTTGATGCTAATATTTGTTGCACTTAATTTTACTAATTCTTATCTTGTTTGGTTTCAGTGTTAAATGATATTTGTTTTTGCTGATTTTCCCCTTTTTAGAAGCTCCATGTAGTCCTTTCTATTATGACAGTGATTATGAATGGggaatgatgagattgagagGCACAGCTTGTATCGAAGCATCCTATGAACACTACCTCCGTACTGGGGTACTTAGTTTTTATATTCCTTTTTAAGGTTGGTTCCGCACGTAATAATGTATATATAGGTCTAATATATATAGTGGTAAAATATCCAGGAAATTTTGTCCCATGAGTCCATACTTAGTGTAATTATGGGCATTGAGGATGTTGGAATGGTACCAGAAGATATCCTTCCTCCAAATGCTAGCAGTACATTGTATGTAGAGGGTTTACCAGAGGACTGTACAACAAGAGAGGTGGCACGTATCCTTTTCTTGTGTGAAAATTAgcttattgttttatttatggCCCATTCTAGTTTTTCCCTTTACTTCAGTTTTTGCAGGCATATTCCGCCATTTTGGAGGTTACAAAGAAGTTAGGCTGGTACCAAAACCATCAATATATGTAAGAATATATATGTTTCACATCATCATCTACTAATTAAAAATTCTGTCTACTGTTATTTTGgattatcaacttaattaattatatatgcaGCCTGGAGTCAATACCTTGATTCATTGCTTTGTTGATTTTGTGAGTCCGCTTCATGCAGCTGCTGCAATGGATGCCTTACAAGGTGAGCTTCACACTCTCTTTTTTCTACCTCATAATTATGAATGCTCAATTTATAATTAATCAGAGTACTAAACAAAATCAATGTTGTGTGAATATTCTAAAATTTTGGTCTTTAAACTTTCGTACAAGTTGAAGGACATGTGGAAGCTGCTCTACATGTGCTTTTGACTCGTCATTTCATGAATGCTTGACAGAAAATTGTCGGACAATTTGCTAGTGTACATCGATCTATGAAAGAGAAATTTGTTGGGATAATAGTGTAGTAAAACTAATCAAATCGTGCAGGTTATAAATTCGACCTTGATGAGCATGATTCAGGCAACTTAATGCTGCAATTTGCTCGCAATCCTGGTGTGACGTCAGCTGGAGGGGATCGTGGAAATTGTTGAAACTATGTGTATTTACAGGTACAAACCTTTGGTGCGCTTGACCCTTTATTATCGATGACCATAACATACGGTTATACAAAGTTACTAAATTGTGGAACTATACTTTTGTGTAGGACTTGCCATGTTTGGAGAGCGACATCATGCTGCAAGCGTGTTTCTCTGATCATGTATATTAACTGTAGCTGGTGCTTAGCAGTTTAAAGACAAAGTTGCTTGTCAGATcaaatataattgtttaaatttctttttaaaattcgCTACAACTTATGACATTATCAACTTGTGCTCTGTTGTTTAGTGTGTGATTACTGTCATTCAGGTCAGGAGACTTTTTAATTGTAGAAATAAAATCcttggtgatggtgatggtgatggtttGTAGATTTTTATTTGAAGTCTAGGCAACTTAATGCTGCAATTGCTCTCTTTTTCTGGTGTTGATTAATTTCATCAATAGTTTTTCAAAGTACAGTAATAGTTACTTATGCCTACAGGGAGCACATTCTTTTTGAACTACTATAAATCTAGTGTAAGtaaatgttttctttttctattaattattgTCGATATATAAATCTATATAGTAGTTGATATAAAAATAGCGtgcaaaagaatttttttttgctagaaATTTGacgtatttaaaaattacatttgTTACGTTAACAAATTATTCTTTTGCATAAATGTTCTTTTAAGTGAGATccaaatataacaaaaatcCATACATCGTAGATGAACAATAAATGTAGAGTTATCCATTGAAACTTTTTCCTAAAATGATTCGTGGACAATATcttatctttaatttttgaatgtcGTACAAATAGCATGATGCTAAAagtaataatatgaaataagaaaatagacaaataaataaaaactttctTCTATCTCATGatgttttttgagaaatattttttgggtgatctggacaTCAAATTCCTGTGCTAATACTTCCgaaaaattgaggaatttggGTGATTCCGAAAAGAGGACCTTTTGATGCAGAAATAGGCGTGTTT
Proteins encoded in this window:
- the LOC107021901 gene encoding RNA-binding protein 1-like, with protein sequence MAVGAHRKDTNTVQLEVMSPDLTPVFAEIPLNKYEAPCSPFYYDSDYEWGMMRLRGTACIEASYEHYLRTGEILSHESILSVIMGIEDVGMVPEDILPPNASSTLYVEGLPEDCTTREVARIFRHFGGYKEVRLVPKPSIYPGVNTLIHCFVDFVSPLHAAAAMDALQGYKFDLDEHDSGNLMLQFARNPGVTSAGGDRGNC